CTGGTGGTTGTAATTTCTTTTTGTTTTTGTTCTGATACAGTTTAGACATTCTGTTACACCAAGCACAGTAGTTCTTCGTCTCAACCCTAGATGATTTCTAATTGATCTTTTTTAAGGTTTTTAGTTGTAGAGATGTTTTAAGTTACATCTCGACCAATCTTGACCTCAAGATTTTTCTATTGGGAAGGGAGTAAAATTTAGTATATCGTGCTACAGGTCTTTTTGTATTTTCAAGGGGAGAGAATTATGGTACAAACACAACAACCCGCTATACCCGTTATTTATCAAGGACAGTTTGGCGAATACACGATTAACGATAATGATCGTTGGAGCGTGATTATTTACCGAACAGGCTTAATCATAGCAGCCTTATGCTTTACGGTGGCAACGGGATTAATTTTGTTTCAGGAGAATAACCCCAGGGTTCTACAAGCGTTAACCCCCATCTACTTTTGTTTTTGGTTAGGGTTGGGGGTAAGTTTATCAACGATTCATATTTATTTGATTCCGTTACACCGACTTCTCCAACTCTTTTGGTTAATTGGGGGAATTGCTGCTGCGGTGTTTGCTTGGGTTGATGAAGAACCCTTAGCGTTAACAATTTATCACCATCCTTATACGTTGTTTGGGGTGGGGTTTACCTTTGTTGCTTTAACGGGGATTTATTTTAAAGAAGCCTTCTGTTTTAACCGCATGGAAACCAAGTTATTAACGCCTCTTGTTCCTTTATTATTATTGGGATTTATTGCAGGAATTTGGTCAGTTTCGGCTCAAAGAATTTTGTTAGCATTTTGGGCGATTCAATTTATCATTTTTGCTGGTCGAAAAGTCTTCCAAGGAATTCCTGCTGATATTGGGGATAAAAGTGTGTTTGATTATCTTCACGCTCAACGTTCTACTCAAGCTAAGGTTTAGATTCTAA
The sequence above is drawn from the Planktothrix serta PCC 8927 genome and encodes:
- a CDS encoding DUF2301 domain-containing membrane protein, with the protein product MVQTQQPAIPVIYQGQFGEYTINDNDRWSVIIYRTGLIIAALCFTVATGLILFQENNPRVLQALTPIYFCFWLGLGVSLSTIHIYLIPLHRLLQLFWLIGGIAAAVFAWVDEEPLALTIYHHPYTLFGVGFTFVALTGIYFKEAFCFNRMETKLLTPLVPLLLLGFIAGIWSVSAQRILLAFWAIQFIIFAGRKVFQGIPADIGDKSVFDYLHAQRSTQAKV